From Actinosynnema mirum DSM 43827, a single genomic window includes:
- a CDS encoding iron-siderophore ABC transporter substrate-binding protein, with the protein MRLLTPALLAAAVLLSACGTTESTSSEPSASGDAGGAITLTDARGKTVELKAPAKKVVSLEWAETEMVLTLGVTPVGAADPEGYATWNAAEALPGDVKDVGKRGEPSVDAIVALEPDLVLMPLARDTAVAEQLEKAVPVVMTKSSDATKNFDRLREDFTLIAKAVGKEAEAKTALAEMDAKLAEGKKAVEAKGATGTPFVMADGWMQGSTVSIRPFGKGSLVSDTAEAVGLVNAWTGEVDAEWGLGATDVEGMTAITDPKTIMVYSASEEDVFTTGLKDNAVWQRLPFTASGKITKLEKGTWTFGGPKSVAVIADQFVKAATS; encoded by the coding sequence ATGCGCCTGTTGACCCCCGCCCTGCTCGCGGCAGCCGTGCTGCTGTCCGCCTGCGGCACCACCGAGAGCACCTCCAGCGAGCCCAGCGCGTCCGGTGACGCCGGTGGCGCCATCACGCTGACCGACGCGCGCGGCAAGACCGTCGAGCTGAAGGCCCCCGCGAAGAAGGTCGTGTCCCTGGAGTGGGCCGAGACCGAGATGGTGCTGACGCTGGGGGTCACCCCGGTCGGCGCCGCCGACCCCGAGGGCTACGCGACCTGGAACGCGGCCGAGGCGCTGCCCGGTGACGTGAAGGACGTCGGCAAGCGCGGCGAGCCCAGCGTCGACGCGATCGTGGCGCTGGAGCCGGACCTGGTGCTGATGCCGCTGGCCCGCGACACCGCCGTGGCCGAGCAGCTGGAGAAGGCCGTCCCGGTCGTCATGACCAAGTCCAGCGACGCCACGAAGAACTTCGACCGGCTGCGCGAGGACTTCACCCTGATCGCCAAGGCCGTGGGCAAGGAGGCCGAGGCGAAGACCGCGCTGGCCGAGATGGACGCGAAGCTCGCCGAGGGCAAGAAGGCCGTCGAGGCCAAGGGCGCGACCGGCACCCCGTTCGTCATGGCGGACGGCTGGATGCAGGGCAGCACGGTCAGCATCCGCCCGTTCGGCAAGGGCTCGCTGGTGTCCGACACCGCCGAGGCGGTCGGCCTGGTCAACGCGTGGACCGGCGAGGTCGACGCGGAGTGGGGTCTGGGCGCGACCGACGTCGAGGGCATGACCGCGATCACCGACCCGAAGACGATCATGGTCTACAGCGCCTCCGAGGAGGACGTGTTCACCACCGGCCTCAAGGACAACGCGGTGTGGCAGCGGCTGCCGTTCACGGCCTCCG